In a single window of the Melioribacteraceae bacterium genome:
- a CDS encoding TonB-dependent receptor, with amino-acid sequence MMKKYFTILFFLTLFTSALNAQNITLTGKVVTSRNEPLEGVNIVLLGTNFGDATNSDGIFEIKSVPIGDYTLQASLIGYGKKIYSITKTNYSRFIKIFLSEITLQTDQVIVSAAKHLQNKIDLSVSTAVISPEILSNRNYQTFDEMLRTVAGVQVNLEQVSIRGSSGYTKGAGTRVLVAINGIPFYSGDSGDIVWEIIPVTDIERVEVIKGPASSLYGSSAIGGVINIITKSFAKYPITQFQSYFGMYDKPSYNIWDWSESSRNFYGLAFTHSNSVSDLSYTFSAKKFDNDGYRQNNYFKRNLLYLNLNYKVNDQSRISFFTNYLNMNRGNFLYWKDSRNALVPKDEDNGNYVKSDRLFSGFTYHNNISKTTTLDIKASNYYTKFTGIGLEVTTSTANLSRLEAILNSNLTNSMDNTSGIEASYTSVKSNIFKNPTFFGAGVFTNFDYKFSKSFSANFGMRFDYMKLDTIDGASAITPKAGLNYKLSDQIIMRGSVGTGFRAPTPSEVFTTAGVGGGIDVKENPNLKPEKSVSLELGSLIIISDQINIDAALYQTEYDQFIEPLLTREGKIQFTNITNARIQGAEIIADWQIIPQTISVNFGYNYMWARDVDNNIAMKYRPRHTINTSADLNFYPFSFNFNFRYLSKVEQIDFNLTQPPFALIVDGSKRVPVFVTDFSAIYNFFVSTYPVKIQLNVKNLFNYNYVEFMGNIAPLRNYSIGTEIFF; translated from the coding sequence ATGATGAAAAAATATTTTACAATTTTGTTTTTTTTAACTCTATTCACTTCGGCATTAAATGCTCAAAATATCACACTTACTGGCAAGGTTGTTACATCCCGGAATGAACCATTGGAAGGTGTTAATATTGTATTGCTTGGAACAAATTTTGGCGACGCGACAAACTCGGATGGAATTTTTGAAATCAAATCTGTACCCATAGGAGATTATACTTTGCAGGCTTCTCTAATCGGTTATGGAAAAAAGATTTACAGCATAACTAAAACTAATTATTCCAGATTTATTAAAATTTTTCTCTCCGAAATCACACTGCAAACCGATCAAGTTATTGTTAGCGCTGCAAAACATCTTCAAAATAAAATAGATTTGAGTGTGAGCACGGCAGTAATTTCTCCTGAAATTTTAAGCAATAGAAATTATCAAACCTTTGATGAAATGTTGAGAACTGTTGCCGGCGTACAGGTAAATCTTGAGCAGGTAAGTATTAGAGGATCAAGCGGATATACAAAAGGTGCTGGTACTAGAGTTTTAGTAGCTATCAATGGAATTCCATTTTACTCCGGCGATTCAGGGGATATTGTTTGGGAAATTATTCCCGTCACTGATATAGAAAGAGTTGAAGTTATAAAGGGTCCAGCCAGTTCATTGTATGGTTCATCCGCAATTGGCGGTGTTATAAATATTATCACAAAAAGTTTTGCGAAATACCCAATCACACAATTTCAATCTTATTTTGGAATGTATGATAAACCAAGTTATAATATATGGGATTGGTCTGAATCTTCAAGAAATTTTTATGGTTTAGCATTTACTCATTCTAATTCTGTTAGCGATTTAAGTTATACTTTTTCTGCCAAGAAATTCGATAATGATGGATACCGTCAGAATAATTACTTTAAAAGAAATCTTCTTTATCTTAACCTGAACTACAAAGTAAATGACCAGAGCCGGATTTCATTTTTCACAAACTATTTAAATATGAATCGAGGTAACTTTCTTTATTGGAAGGATTCTCGTAATGCGCTTGTACCTAAGGATGAAGATAATGGTAATTATGTTAAATCCGATAGATTATTTAGCGGATTCACATATCATAATAACATTTCCAAAACCACAACTTTAGATATAAAAGCAAGTAATTACTACACGAAATTCACCGGGATTGGATTGGAAGTTACAACCTCAACCGCAAATCTTTCAAGACTTGAAGCCATTCTTAATTCCAATTTAACAAACAGCATGGATAACACTTCGGGTATAGAGGCATCATATACATCGGTCAAATCCAACATTTTTAAGAATCCAACATTTTTTGGTGCCGGCGTTTTTACCAACTTTGATTATAAATTCAGTAAAAGTTTTTCGGCTAATTTTGGGATGCGTTTCGATTATATGAAGTTAGATACAATTGATGGCGCATCAGCAATTACACCCAAAGCCGGCTTAAATTATAAGCTGAGCGACCAAATAATAATGAGAGGATCGGTTGGCACAGGCTTTCGAGCTCCTACTCCTTCGGAAGTATTTACAACCGCAGGTGTTGGGGGCGGAATTGATGTAAAAGAAAATCCAAACCTTAAACCGGAAAAAAGTGTTTCACTCGAGTTGGGATCATTAATCATTATTTCAGATCAGATTAATATCGACGCAGCACTTTACCAAACAGAGTATGACCAGTTTATTGAACCCCTTTTAACTCGCGAAGGAAAAATTCAATTTACAAATATTACAAACGCTAGGATTCAGGGTGCAGAGATAATAGCTGATTGGCAGATTATCCCGCAAACTATTTCTGTTAATTTTGGATATAATTACATGTGGGCAAGAGATGTCGATAATAACATTGCAATGAAATATCGACCGCGTCATACTATTAATACTTCAGCCGATCTAAATTTCTATCCCTTTTCATTTAACTTTAATTTTAGATATTTGAGTAAGGTTGAGCAGATTGATTTCAATCTAACTCAGCCCCCTTTTGCTCTTATCGTTGATGGCAGCAAAAGAGTCCCCGTGTTTGTAACCGATTTTTCCGCTATCTATAATTTTTTCGTAAGTACTTACCCTGTTAAAATTCAACTCAACGTCAAAAATCTTTTTAATTACAATTACGTTGAATTTATGGGGAACATTGCCCCATTAAGAAATTACAGTATTGGCACCGAAATATTTTTCTAA
- a CDS encoding PAS domain-containing protein gives MFNSMDNFFDEINSAVTISDINGIIIYMNKKSAEVFKDEGGYNLIGKSLFDCHNNQSIDIIKQLIGENKTNTYTIEKRGIKKLIHQMPWYDNGELKGLIELSIEIPFNMVHHVRD, from the coding sequence ATGTTTAATTCCATGGATAATTTTTTTGATGAAATAAATTCCGCCGTTACAATAAGCGATATTAACGGAATCATTATTTATATGAATAAAAAATCGGCGGAAGTTTTCAAAGACGAGGGCGGGTATAATTTGATTGGTAAAAGTTTATTTGACTGCCATAATAATCAATCGATTGATATTATTAAGCAATTAATCGGAGAGAATAAAACAAATACTTATACTATTGAGAAACGCGGTATCAAAAAATTAATTCACCAAATGCCCTGGTATGATAATGGTGAATTAAAGGGACTAATAGAATTATCGATTGAGATACCATTTAATATGGTTCATCATGTTAGAGATTAG
- a CDS encoding DUF4342 domain-containing protein has protein sequence MSVEFKVNGKDLLAKIEELIREGNIRRIIIKDEKGNTFIEIPVNIGILGVICAPILAAVGAIAALVSNFTVEVVKRDDTEEINSDVTNL, from the coding sequence ATGAGCGTTGAGTTTAAGGTAAATGGCAAAGATTTGCTGGCAAAAATTGAAGAGCTGATTCGAGAAGGCAACATCCGTAGAATAATAATTAAGGATGAAAAGGGTAATACATTTATTGAAATACCAGTAAATATTGGAATCCTCGGTGTAATTTGCGCACCCATACTTGCGGCAGTTGGAGCAATTGCCGCTCTAGTTTCAAATTTTACCGTTGAGGTAGTCAAAAGAGATGATACCGAAGAAATAAATAGTGATGTTACTAATCTCTAA
- a CDS encoding efflux RND transporter permease subunit, whose translation MKLADVSIKRPVFATMMIVSLVVLGLFSFYKLNVDLYPNVDIPFVMITTILPGAGPEQIETDLSKKIEDAVNVVEGVDWVQSTSQENVSIVVIAFKLEIDGKQAAQDVREKVAAIRAELPKDVEDPVVQRFDFASLPIMQFTVSGQRSDKEITTYSKDVIKRRLESIPGVGAVNLVGGSEREIQIEVDAARLKAYNLSIEDVIYNVGASNVEIPGGNLINGQRQVLLRTMGKYRSIDDFNNVIVATPNGKTVYLRDVAKVIDGVKEKTSLTRFNGKSAVGLDIVKQSGSNTVEVANEVKKAIASLEKEMPQDIEIYLARDNSVYIENSIDDVLVDIFYGGLLAVFIIYLFLANFRATIITALALPSSIIASFIMMYALDFTLNMMSLLALSLAVGLLIDDAIVVIENIYRHLQMGKKSVDAAKDATAEIGLAVLATTFTIVAVFVPIAFMEGIVGRFFYQFGLTISASVLVSLFVAFTLTPMLSAKWLRKDDETLNPEGNLLNKILYYFNHSFDFLSAKYKTALKWSLNHRKTVFVSAIIVFVLSLGLMGSLGSEFFPQADQAEFIVDVKANPGSSLEQSSEICEKAESIFKKNKEVTTVLTTIGSANNPVTQATILVKLTKKRERDVSVFELIKGFRTELKKIPGAKFSFLLEGGPGGNEKPVTYSIRGENIDTIKALAAKVENIVHNTSGTVDVDNSLELSKPEVRLVLDREKASDLGVNPYAIASAVRSMVDGNVATQYQEGDEQYDVRVRLQKEDRSDFINISTLNIKSTKKDNHGNNYLIPIGDIAKIEEGTGPSKINRYTRLKEIRVDANISDRFLGEVLGDVQKEIDKIDLPQGYMINVVGQGEEQTESFINMLLSLMLAIVFVYIVLAMQFESLVHPLSIMLSLPMAVVGAALFLLIFGNSVSIISLIGIIMLMGIVTKNAILLVDYTNQLREQGKTRMEALLQSGPTRLRPILMTTFSTIGGMLPVAIGVGEGAEWRAPMGQAVIGGLITSTILTLFVVPVVYTILEDIGKFNVFSFAKKLFAKKAKSVEPAAEVVS comes from the coding sequence ATGAAATTAGCAGATGTTTCGATAAAGCGCCCGGTATTTGCCACAATGATGATAGTATCACTGGTTGTATTGGGTTTATTCTCATTCTATAAATTGAATGTTGATTTATATCCGAATGTAGATATTCCATTTGTAATGATTACAACAATACTTCCCGGTGCTGGTCCAGAACAAATTGAGACCGATCTTTCAAAGAAAATTGAAGATGCTGTAAATGTTGTAGAAGGTGTGGATTGGGTTCAATCAACTTCACAAGAAAATGTTTCAATTGTTGTGATTGCATTTAAACTGGAAATTGATGGTAAGCAAGCCGCTCAAGATGTTCGAGAAAAAGTTGCCGCTATTAGAGCCGAATTACCGAAAGATGTTGAGGATCCCGTCGTTCAAAGATTTGATTTTGCTAGTCTGCCAATTATGCAGTTTACTGTTTCGGGGCAAAGATCGGATAAAGAGATTACTACTTATTCTAAAGATGTAATTAAAAGAAGGCTGGAAAGCATCCCTGGAGTTGGCGCTGTAAACTTAGTCGGAGGTTCTGAAAGAGAAATTCAAATTGAAGTTGATGCCGCTCGATTAAAAGCATATAATCTTTCAATTGAAGATGTGATTTATAATGTGGGAGCCAGCAACGTCGAAATTCCCGGTGGAAATTTAATTAATGGTCAAAGACAGGTTCTACTTAGAACAATGGGAAAATACCGTTCAATAGATGACTTTAATAATGTTATTGTTGCTACACCTAATGGAAAAACGGTCTATTTAAGAGATGTAGCGAAAGTGATTGACGGCGTTAAAGAAAAAACTAGTTTAACAAGATTTAATGGTAAATCTGCAGTTGGACTTGATATTGTTAAACAATCTGGAAGTAATACTGTTGAAGTTGCCAATGAAGTAAAGAAAGCAATTGCCTCGCTAGAAAAGGAGATGCCTCAAGATATAGAGATTTACTTGGCTCGCGACAACTCCGTATATATTGAAAACTCAATTGATGATGTGTTGGTAGACATTTTTTATGGTGGATTGCTGGCAGTGTTTATTATTTATCTGTTCCTGGCAAATTTTAGAGCAACAATTATTACCGCGTTAGCGTTGCCATCTTCAATTATTGCAAGTTTTATTATGATGTATGCCCTTGACTTCACACTTAACATGATGTCTCTTCTGGCACTTTCATTAGCGGTAGGTTTGTTAATTGATGACGCGATTGTAGTAATTGAAAATATTTACAGGCATCTTCAAATGGGTAAAAAATCTGTTGACGCCGCAAAAGATGCCACCGCAGAAATTGGACTGGCGGTGCTGGCAACTACATTTACAATTGTGGCGGTATTTGTACCTATAGCATTTATGGAAGGAATTGTGGGCCGATTCTTTTATCAATTCGGATTAACTATTTCCGCGTCGGTGCTGGTTTCATTGTTTGTAGCATTTACTCTAACCCCAATGTTATCCGCTAAATGGCTGAGGAAAGATGATGAGACTCTCAATCCCGAAGGTAATTTATTAAATAAAATACTCTATTATTTTAATCACTCGTTTGATTTTCTTAGTGCAAAATACAAGACAGCGTTAAAATGGTCTCTAAATCATCGTAAAACTGTTTTTGTATCAGCAATAATTGTATTCGTTCTAAGTCTTGGGCTAATGGGATCACTCGGTTCGGAATTTTTCCCTCAAGCTGATCAAGCTGAATTTATTGTTGATGTGAAAGCAAATCCCGGAAGTTCGCTAGAACAATCAAGTGAGATTTGCGAAAAAGCAGAAAGCATCTTTAAAAAGAATAAAGAAGTAACAACAGTGTTAACCACAATCGGCTCAGCAAATAATCCCGTTACTCAAGCCACAATTCTTGTTAAGCTCACTAAAAAAAGGGAGCGCGACGTTTCAGTTTTTGAGTTAATAAAGGGTTTTAGAACTGAACTAAAAAAAATACCCGGTGCAAAGTTTAGCTTCCTTCTTGAGGGAGGTCCCGGCGGCAATGAAAAACCGGTAACATATAGCATACGTGGGGAAAATATTGATACAATAAAAGCATTGGCGGCAAAAGTTGAAAACATCGTACATAATACATCCGGCACCGTTGATGTTGATAATAGTCTCGAGCTTTCGAAACCTGAGGTAAGATTAGTTCTTGATAGAGAAAAAGCTTCTGATCTGGGGGTAAATCCTTATGCCATCGCATCTGCAGTTCGTTCAATGGTTGATGGCAATGTTGCAACTCAATATCAAGAAGGAGATGAGCAATACGATGTGAGGGTTAGATTACAAAAAGAAGATAGAAGTGATTTTATAAATATTTCCACACTCAATATTAAAAGCACTAAAAAAGATAATCATGGAAATAATTACTTGATTCCAATTGGTGATATAGCAAAAATTGAGGAGGGCACAGGCCCATCAAAAATTAATAGATACACCCGACTTAAAGAAATTAGAGTTGATGCGAATATCTCTGATCGATTTTTAGGTGAAGTTCTCGGTGATGTTCAAAAAGAAATTGATAAAATAGATCTCCCACAAGGGTATATGATTAATGTTGTGGGCCAAGGGGAAGAACAGACAGAGTCATTTATTAATATGCTGCTTTCACTAATGCTCGCGATAGTGTTTGTTTATATTGTTCTCGCCATGCAATTTGAGAGTTTGGTACATCCACTATCAATTATGCTCTCTCTGCCAATGGCGGTTGTGGGAGCGGCTTTATTCCTTCTTATTTTCGGCAACTCGGTCTCAATAATCTCATTAATCGGAATAATAATGTTAATGGGTATTGTAACAAAGAACGCGATACTATTGGTTGATTATACTAATCAGCTGCGTGAACAGGGTAAAACAAGAATGGAAGCGTTATTGCAATCTGGCCCAACAAGATTAAGACCGATATTAATGACTACATTTTCTACAATTGGTGGAATGCTTCCGGTAGCAATTGGAGTTGGGGAAGGAGCTGAATGGAGAGCCCCAATGGGACAAGCGGTAATTGGTGGTTTGATAACTTCAACAATTCTTACATTATTTGTTGTGCCGGTTGTTTATACAATTTTGGAAGATATAGGAAAGTTTAATGTTTTTTCATTCGCTAAAAAATTATTTGCTAAAAAAGCAAAATCGGTAGAGCCTGCTGCAGAAGTTGTATCATAA
- a CDS encoding efflux RND transporter periplasmic adaptor subunit, with translation MRNLKKVKLLMSFAILLFVIGCGANGDDKNTDKQNVTDTIAVSLANVEIKDIAVVKSFNGNLEGEEQANIVGKIPERITAVNVKVGDYVKTGQLLIQLDKSGASSQYYQAEAGFLNSQKDLERMKSLYSEGAISQQMLDGVQTQFNIAKANFDAAKSSVDLTSPISGVVTEVNVNIGDLASPGIPLVVVANIFKMKAIINVGESDIPNFAVGQSAEVYSELKPELKVKGKIIQISKSADVNSRSFEGKVLFNNTGDKWFKPGMFCRVNVELFTKDKSLVVPNSAIINKDNDKGIFVAENGKAVFKLVSIGITNGVSTEIKSGINKEDKIITLGNANLKNGQPIQISSN, from the coding sequence ATGAGAAATCTTAAAAAAGTAAAATTATTAATGAGTTTTGCAATATTGCTTTTTGTAATCGGTTGCGGCGCTAATGGTGATGATAAAAATACCGATAAACAAAATGTAACAGATACAATTGCTGTATCCCTTGCCAATGTAGAGATAAAAGATATAGCAGTTGTAAAATCATTTAACGGAAACCTGGAAGGGGAAGAGCAGGCAAATATTGTTGGAAAAATTCCCGAGAGAATTACCGCTGTTAATGTTAAAGTGGGGGATTATGTTAAAACAGGTCAGTTGTTAATTCAATTAGATAAATCGGGTGCTTCATCACAGTATTATCAGGCAGAGGCAGGTTTTCTAAATTCGCAGAAAGATTTAGAAAGAATGAAATCTCTTTATTCTGAGGGGGCTATCTCTCAGCAAATGCTGGATGGAGTACAAACTCAATTCAATATTGCCAAAGCAAATTTTGATGCGGCAAAAAGCAGTGTTGATTTAACCAGCCCGATCTCAGGAGTAGTTACAGAAGTTAATGTAAATATTGGTGATTTGGCTTCGCCTGGTATTCCTTTAGTGGTTGTTGCAAATATTTTCAAGATGAAAGCGATAATTAATGTTGGTGAGTCGGATATTCCAAACTTTGCGGTTGGGCAATCTGCAGAAGTATATTCGGAGCTAAAACCCGAATTAAAGGTAAAAGGAAAAATCATTCAAATTTCGAAATCGGCAGATGTTAATTCGAGAAGTTTTGAGGGAAAAGTACTTTTTAACAATACAGGTGATAAATGGTTTAAGCCGGGAATGTTTTGCCGTGTAAATGTTGAGTTGTTCACTAAAGATAAATCGCTCGTAGTGCCAAACTCAGCAATAATCAACAAAGATAATGATAAAGGAATTTTTGTCGCCGAAAATGGTAAAGCCGTTTTTAAACTGGTTAGTATTGGAATTACTAATGGAGTTTCTACCGAGATAAAATCCGGTATAAATAAAGAAGATAAAATTATTACACTCGGCAACGCCAATTTAAAAAATGGGCAGCCAATTCAAATTTCATCCAATTAA
- a CDS encoding TolC family protein: MKQLLILFLAALQILTAQSVDQQNKSVEVLELTLDAAIDRALKNNWDIKYSEKEMQKAEEQINEAYASAFPRIDFAGRYTRNIKLPVLFIGPNTAFNNTDQTQTFEIGAKNNFDASVSISQVIYSQKVNTAIQIADEYAEMSKEGNAYAKQDIILAVKKAFYTVLLMEELVEVTGKNYEVAKANYENVSSMFKQGVASEYDNLRAEVQLANTTPALTQTKNNLAMAKNLLKNIAAIDVNQEISLKGKFSYEELPQSTIDEMSITAVYNHPAVKQLAIQASLLDKNVTIEKSEYYPVLSAFGQYAFQSQDNTYQFKNYNWAKTFMVGVNLQYTLFDGFRRGARIEQAIIDKEKVEITKNKLIDGLKIQVLQAKLNMEEAKKRIKAQEKNLEQAEKTLKIAQSRFKNGVGTQLELIDSQAALAFANTNYAQAVYDYLIAKAEWENVVSLNIVNESKQN, encoded by the coding sequence GTGAAACAACTACTAATCCTATTTTTAGCGGCGTTACAAATTCTAACCGCGCAAAGTGTCGATCAACAAAATAAGTCAGTCGAGGTATTAGAGCTTACTTTGGATGCTGCGATCGATAGAGCATTAAAAAACAATTGGGATATAAAATATTCCGAGAAGGAGATGCAAAAAGCTGAGGAGCAGATTAATGAAGCGTATGCCAGTGCTTTCCCAAGAATTGATTTTGCCGGAAGATATACCAGAAATATAAAACTTCCGGTTTTATTCATTGGACCAAATACGGCTTTTAATAATACCGACCAAACCCAGACATTTGAGATTGGAGCTAAAAATAATTTTGACGCCTCGGTTTCAATTAGTCAGGTCATCTACAGTCAAAAAGTGAATACCGCTATTCAAATAGCTGATGAATATGCCGAAATGTCGAAAGAAGGAAATGCTTACGCAAAACAAGATATTATTCTAGCTGTTAAAAAAGCATTCTATACAGTTTTACTGATGGAAGAACTTGTTGAAGTAACAGGTAAGAATTATGAGGTTGCAAAAGCCAACTACGAAAATGTTTCTTCAATGTTTAAGCAAGGTGTAGCTTCTGAATATGATAATTTAAGAGCGGAAGTTCAGTTGGCGAATACAACGCCGGCACTAACCCAAACAAAAAACAATCTTGCGATGGCTAAAAATCTTCTCAAAAATATTGCGGCAATCGACGTTAATCAGGAAATATCCTTAAAAGGAAAATTTAGTTACGAGGAATTGCCACAATCAACAATTGATGAAATGAGTATTACGGCTGTGTACAATCACCCGGCTGTAAAGCAACTGGCAATTCAGGCCTCATTGCTTGATAAGAATGTAACTATCGAAAAGTCAGAGTATTATCCAGTCCTATCGGCATTCGGGCAGTATGCATTTCAGAGCCAGGATAACACTTATCAATTCAAAAACTATAATTGGGCAAAAACTTTTATGGTTGGAGTAAATCTTCAATATACATTGTTCGATGGATTTAGAAGAGGCGCTAGAATTGAACAAGCAATAATTGATAAAGAGAAAGTAGAAATAACAAAAAACAAATTGATTGATGGACTAAAAATTCAAGTATTGCAGGCAAAATTAAATATGGAAGAGGCTAAAAAAAGAATTAAAGCCCAGGAGAAGAACTTAGAGCAAGCAGAAAAAACTTTGAAAATTGCGCAAAGCAGATTTAAAAATGGAGTGGGAACTCAATTAGAATTAATTGATAGCCAAGCCGCCCTTGCATTTGCGAATACTAATTATGCACAGGCTGTATATGATTACTTGATCGCAAAAGCGGAATGGGAAAATGTAGTAAGTCTAAATATCGTGAACGAATCAAAACAGAATTAG
- a CDS encoding TetR/AcrR family transcriptional regulator produces the protein MENINNLSRKEREKLQKRGEILKAAKKLFASKGFNSATLDDIAMEAEFGKGTIYNYFSSKDEIIKVIIEDVLVSNLEAIKKADGDGKNFEEFITIYTREMFSYCLENQEAFILLAEHYINQMKVNNFNKDRGEFIEYIHQTNKIMQTRILKGISENEIIEVNPLHFSILYQNMVFPFILDLIYHKQIESLSIDQHVAMLREIIFKGISKDN, from the coding sequence ATGGAAAATATTAATAATTTGAGCAGAAAAGAGAGAGAAAAGCTTCAGAAACGGGGTGAGATATTAAAAGCCGCCAAAAAGCTGTTTGCCTCCAAAGGATTTAACTCTGCCACTCTCGACGACATCGCGATGGAAGCCGAGTTTGGAAAGGGGACAATCTATAATTACTTCTCCAGTAAAGATGAGATTATCAAGGTCATTATAGAAGATGTGCTGGTATCAAATCTTGAAGCCATAAAAAAGGCTGATGGTGACGGTAAGAATTTTGAGGAGTTCATTACCATTTATACACGAGAAATGTTCAGCTATTGCTTGGAAAACCAGGAAGCATTTATCCTTTTAGCCGAGCACTATATCAATCAAATGAAGGTCAATAATTTTAATAAAGATCGGGGTGAATTTATTGAGTATATCCATCAGACCAATAAAATAATGCAAACCCGAATTTTGAAAGGGATTTCAGAAAATGAAATAATTGAAGTTAATCCACTTCACTTTTCGATATTGTATCAAAACATGGTATTCCCTTTTATACTCGATTTAATATATCACAAACAAATAGAGAGCTTAAGCATTGATCAACATGTAGCAATGCTCAGGGAAATAATATTTAAAGGAATTTCGAAAGATAATTAG
- a CDS encoding dienelactone hydrolase family protein produces MKLRQVLLFIIFLIITVFNHKDVMAQEEKNVQMENRLTTVYKQNIDISYLLYLPKNYESGEKFPLVLFLHGAGERGTDLNLVKKHGLPKLIEQGKDFPFIVVSPQCPLNVRWDTKALISLIDELIDKLNVDEKRIYITGLSMGGNGTWRLISEIPERIAAAIPICGWGDAFEICNARNVSIWAFHGAKDMVVPVVASQQLIDRLKYCNGKAEFTIYDDLDHDSWTVTYENEKIYEWLLEKSLP; encoded by the coding sequence ATGAAGTTAAGACAAGTTTTACTTTTTATAATCTTTTTGATCATAACAGTGTTTAATCACAAAGATGTTATGGCGCAAGAAGAAAAAAATGTTCAAATGGAAAACCGGTTGACCACAGTTTATAAACAGAATATTGATATAAGCTATCTCCTCTACCTTCCAAAAAATTATGAATCGGGAGAAAAATTTCCATTAGTACTGTTTCTTCATGGTGCAGGAGAAAGAGGCACTGACCTTAATCTTGTTAAAAAACATGGACTTCCAAAATTAATTGAGCAGGGAAAAGATTTTCCATTCATTGTCGTATCTCCACAGTGTCCATTAAATGTTAGATGGGACACAAAAGCATTGATTTCATTGATTGATGAGTTGATTGATAAACTTAATGTTGATGAAAAGAGAATTTATATAACCGGATTAAGTATGGGGGGCAATGGTACATGGCGCTTAATTTCTGAGATTCCCGAAAGAATTGCCGCGGCAATTCCAATTTGTGGATGGGGTGATGCATTCGAAATTTGCAATGCGCGGAATGTTTCGATTTGGGCTTTCCATGGTGCTAAAGATATGGTTGTGCCCGTAGTCGCTTCTCAGCAATTAATTGATAGGTTAAAATATTGTAACGGAAAAGCTGAGTTTACAATTTATGACGATTTAGATCATGATTCGTGGACTGTAACATACGAAAATGAAAAAATCTATGAATGGTTGTTGGAAAAATCATTACCATAA